The Bombus pyrosoma isolate SC7728 linkage group LG3, ASM1482585v1, whole genome shotgun sequence genome has a segment encoding these proteins:
- the LOC122566192 gene encoding neurofilament heavy polypeptide-like produces MTKLLVITILCLLGQKTVLSMPVAENQEPLQVVPLEKSANPSNSGIPVAPEAVAAPNVEAAEPAPAEAKPAEAEKPSVRSEPAGENVQLSEKAEEKKEEAQQAKPEEKKEEAGQDKKPEQLQPQQQPQEAQQPEQEQKPEQTQEAKKEEEGLKQAASESHETVVQVVPQEKKQDTDILVEQPVVKAVVPEGKSSEQVDSAEKSGEAAKEEVKEEKKAEEAKPSVRKDDEASSAASESEEKAQSAAEEKKLEKPQEEQEKKAEDKPDRVTRDAEVAAPEEKKIEQPAVEAEKSQQDQAKSPEENKPAAKNEKIQLPLEQPAIEQPAISPEDSAKTEEKPAEAAAQPEKEAKSAEVSATASASSNVQESVEQSAAKSAESSQAKRETAEAQPQAKSEQAEEKKEEPQKQQEPAKEAKEAKSDESSEEKSAEKKESKGSEEEKSSEESSSKQESKPAEESKPELLPKPQELTV; encoded by the exons ATGACGAAGTTACTCGTAATAACGATACTGTGCCTGCTCGGCCAGAAAACGGTGCTCTCGATGCCCGTAGCTGAGAATCAGGAACCTCTTCAAGTAGTTCCTCTGGAAAAATCGGCGAACCCAAGCAACTCAGGGATTCCAGTAGCTCCTGAAGCCGTTGCAGCACCAAACGTGGAGGCCGCTGAACCGGCGCCTGCCGAAGCGAAACCTGCCGAAGCTGAGAAGCCAAGCGTGAGGAGCGAACCCGCGGGTGAAAACGTTCAACTGTCTGAAAAGGCTgaggagaagaaagaggaagctCAGCAAGCGAAACccgaggagaaaaaggaggaagctGGCCAGGATAAGAAGCCTGAGCAACTGCAGCCGCAACAACAACCACAGGAGGCTCAACAACCTGAGCAAGAACAAAAGCCTGAACAGACTCAAGAAGCcaagaaggaggaagaaggtCTGAAGCAGGCGGCTTCCGAATCTCACGAAACTGTAGTGCAAGTTGTTCcgcaagaaaagaaacaggatACTGATATCCTAGTAGAGCAACCCGTTGTT AAGGCTGTAGTCCCAGAGGGCAAAAGCTCCGAGCAGGTAGATTCAGCGGAGAAAAGCGGAGAAGCTGCTAAAGAAGAAgtgaaggaagaaaagaaagctgAGGAAGCGAAACCAAGCGTGCGAAAAGACGATGAGGCTAGCTCAGCAGCTTCCGAATCGGAAGAAAAAGCTCAGTCAGCTGCGGAGGAAAAGAAGCTCGAGAAGCCACAAGAGGAACAGGAAAAGAAGGCTGAGGACAAACCCGACCGTGTGACCCGCGACGCCGAGGTAGCTGCTccggaagagaagaaaatagaacagCCAGCTGTTGAAGCTGAAAAGAGCCAACAAGATCAGGCTAAATCTCCAGAAGAGAACAAACCAGCTGCCAAGAACGAGAAGATTCAGCTTCCTCTCGAACAACCTGCGATCGAACAACCTGCAATCAGCCCCGAGGATTCGGCCAAGACCGAGGAGAAGCCTGCTGAAGCCGCTGCTCAACCTGAAAAGGAAGCAAAGAGCGCCGAAGTATCTGCTACGGCCTCTGCTTCTAGTAACGTTCAAGAATCTGTAGAACAATCGGCGGCCAAATCAGCCGAATCTAGCCAGGCTAAACGCGAAACCGCGGAAGCTCAGCCTCAAGCAAAGTCTGAACAAGccgaggaaaagaaggaagaaccACAGAAACAGCAGGAACCCgcgaaagaagcgaaagaagCGAAATCAGACGAATCTTCTGAAGAAAAATCGGCTGAGAAGAAGGAAAGCAAGGGCAGCGAGGAAGAGAAATCCTCCGAGGAGTCCTCCTCCAAACAAGAATCCAAACCAGCTGAAGAGTCCAAGCCCGAATTGCTGCCTAAACCGCAAGAACTGACAGTATAA